A stretch of Oculatellaceae cyanobacterium DNA encodes these proteins:
- a CDS encoding NAD(P)-dependent oxidoreductase, producing the protein MPPMTPKRILVTGASGCIGHYISETLIQETDHELFLLVRNPSKLRIDYKARSGVNIVQGDMRYIERLTSLIKSMDQVVLTAAGWGGIEAFDINVNKTLQLLNMLAPDKCEQVIYFSTASLLDRNHKLLKEAGEMGTDYIRSKFDCIRRLPKLAIAPHITTVYPTLVLGGDADKPYSHISAGLPDIVKYVKYIRWLKADGSFHFIHARDIAQVVRYLIDNPPLPGWEEGVFSRRQLVLGNQKTTVDQAVEEVCDYFGKKIHYRIPLSIWLANILINVFKIQMAAWDRFCLNYRHFSYENPVNPGTYNLPIYCPTFSDILKTRGIERTAAK; encoded by the coding sequence ATGCCTCCCATGACCCCAAAGCGGATTTTAGTGACGGGTGCTAGTGGCTGTATCGGTCACTACATTAGCGAAACCCTGATCCAAGAAACAGATCATGAACTGTTCTTGCTAGTCAGGAACCCAAGCAAACTGCGAATTGACTACAAAGCCCGCAGTGGGGTCAATATAGTGCAAGGTGATATGCGCTACATTGAGCGATTAACTAGCCTGATTAAAAGTATGGATCAGGTTGTACTGACAGCAGCAGGCTGGGGTGGTATAGAGGCGTTTGATATTAACGTCAATAAAACTCTCCAGTTGTTAAATATGCTTGCTCCAGATAAATGTGAACAAGTAATTTATTTTTCTACAGCCAGTCTTTTGGATCGCAACCATAAATTACTTAAAGAAGCCGGGGAAATGGGAACGGACTATATTCGTTCTAAATTTGACTGTATCCGTCGGCTACCAAAATTAGCGATCGCCCCCCATATTACTACCGTGTATCCAACATTAGTACTAGGCGGAGATGCTGATAAACCTTATTCTCATATTTCTGCTGGTTTACCAGACATTGTGAAATATGTAAAGTATATTCGTTGGCTAAAAGCTGATGGCAGTTTCCACTTTATTCATGCGCGAGATATTGCTCAGGTAGTTAGATATTTGATCGATAATCCTCCTCTACCTGGCTGGGAAGAAGGAGTTTTTTCACGTCGCCAGCTAGTATTAGGAAATCAAAAAACTACTGTAGATCAAGCTGTTGAAGAAGTTTGCGATTATTTTGGAAAAAAAATTCATTATCGTATTCCACTATCTATTTGGCTTGCTAATATTTTAATTAATGTATTCAAAATTCAAATGGCAGCATGGGATCGTTTCTGTTTGAATTACAGGCATTTTAGCTATGAAAATCCTGTGAATCCAGGGACGTATAATTTACCAATATACTGTCCTACGTTCAGTGATATTTTGAAAACACGCGGGATTGAAAGAACAGCAGCTAAGTGA
- the ureG gene encoding urease accessory protein UreG: protein MSAFRVGIAGPVGSGKTALVDALCKAMRQDYNIAVVTNDIYTQEDAQFLVRSQALESDRILGVETGGCPHTAIREDASINLAAIAQLEQNFSNLDLVFVESGGDNLASTFSPELVDLTIYVIDVAAGDKIPRKGGPGITKSDLLVINKIDLAPYVGADLNIMERDTKKMRKDKPFVFTNLKTQQKLTDIVSFILDRSYLPKTNN, encoded by the coding sequence ATGAGTGCTTTTCGAGTAGGAATTGCTGGCCCCGTCGGTTCTGGTAAAACAGCATTAGTTGACGCTTTATGTAAAGCAATGCGTCAAGATTACAATATTGCTGTTGTTACGAATGATATCTATACACAAGAAGATGCCCAATTTTTAGTAAGAAGTCAGGCATTAGAAAGCGATCGCATTCTTGGTGTAGAAACAGGTGGTTGTCCGCATACAGCTATTCGTGAAGATGCTTCCATTAATTTAGCAGCGATCGCACAACTAGAACAAAATTTTAGTAATTTAGATTTAGTCTTTGTGGAAAGTGGCGGTGATAACCTCGCTTCAACCTTTAGTCCAGAATTAGTTGATCTAACAATTTATGTAATAGATGTTGCTGCTGGCGATAAAATTCCCCGCAAAGGTGGCCCAGGAATTACTAAATCTGATCTATTAGTAATTAACAAAATTGATTTAGCACCTTATGTCGGCGCAGATCTCAACATCATGGAACGAGATACTAAAAAGATGCGTAAAGATAAACCTTTCGTATTTACAAATCTAAAAACTCAACAAAAACTAACAGATATAGTAAGTTTTATTCTTGACCGTAGCTATCTCCCAAAAACCAATAACTAA